aaatttcattgtctattataagagaaaaataataataatccaaAAAATTCACAAGACAATAAAATTGCTAAAGAACAAGTGTTCAAGGTAGAACTAGTTAAAAGCATGAAATAAAATACGTTCAAGATAGAAAGAATAATGTGTGACAATATAGCAATATTTTACTACACATTAAACTCTAAAAGCctatagaaaaataatcaagATAAGACTCATTATTCTTGAGTGGCAGGATTTGTTCTAGTAGAAGGGCTATCGGCAAAATATTCTCTATGCTTGAGTGGCAAGATCTGTTCCAATAAAAGAGCTTAATGTCCTAAATTCACGCCATACTGGTcataaagtataataaataggttcaatgtaaaagaaaataacatagttACAAtacaattagaaaaaataaattatatatgttatctGCGATGTCTAAATAAAAAGCATCACATTGATCTAAATAGAAGCTTAAAAacacactagtggaaaaatgcgGCAGGCTATTCAACAATCACTACTAAAGCAAGATATTTTGACATAATTCAAATACACAACCAAGATCAAAAGGTTCATGTTAGGATCCTTCGTCATTCAGTTCTATGTAAAACATTTCCAATAAATTAAGGAGACCTGAAAATTTATACATCACCATTGGTACCTAATCAGACTCAACATCCCAGTCTGATCATTTTATGTGGCCACCAATAGCAAGCATATACTGACCCACTATACAGCCGCACCATCCCAATACCCAACATCAAGAGAACAAATATAAATTGGAAAATACTAACCAGTGCCTTAAGGAAGCAAGTAAAGGAATTAAAaggagaaatttttttattatgattaaaaaaggCACTCCCCTACTATTATTTTAATGCGCTATCATAGAGTTTTCAATCAAGGACTGTTCTAATAAATGAGCCAAATGCACTAAAGTTGCTACTGCCTGcttcaatatttatttagaaagaTTTAACCCTtcctattttaaataaataaaaaatcaactgCATCACTAATCATATCATGCATCATCATGTTTCAATCACAGACAACTGTAAAGGAAACTGGCAAACTAAATCAACTTAGCAAATGGATAAAAGATAACAGCAGTCAAGCCAAAAATGTGAGGATGATTGTACAAATGATTGAATGTGGCATGCCATAAGTTACAACTACCANNNNNNNNNNNNNNNNNNNNNNNNNNNNNNNNNNNNNNNNNNNNNNNNNNNNNNNNNNNNNNNNNNNNNNNNNNNNNNNNNNNNNNNNNNNNNNNNNNNNNNNNNNNNNNNNNNNNNNNNNNNNNNNNNNNNNNNNNNNNNNNNNNNNNNNNNNNNNNNNNNNNNNNNNNNNNNNNNNNNNNNNNNNNNNNNNNNNNNNNNNNNNNNNNNNNNNNNNNNNNNNNNNNNNNNNNNNNNNNNNNNNNNNNNNNNNNNNNNNNNNNNNATAATAACAATCacaattattgaaaattaatgaACATTATCATCCAATAGACCAATATAAGGGTCTGCTtacaatgaaagtaaaattgcAATATTATAAAGCAAAATGCAGAGGATAAAGAATTATAAATCCTTAATGATAAAAGTAATATTGATTCCAGTAGTGTAATAAAATGGTGTAAAACCAAATCGAAAACCGAATTAATATACTCACAAATGGAAAAGTCCCAAGATATTATTGGACCACGGTAATAAATGGCAATTCAAAGGCATAGAGTCTTATATCATCCATAATTCTAATAACTGGTAGTATAAAAGTTTCAATTCCATATCCCACACATGTCTCATGCCTTCACATGAACTAAACACATACACGGAAGATAGAACTAATTAATATGCTATCTGGAATAAAGTAATGTAAGCCATAGTATTTCtaataaagagaaaagagtGAAATATGTATCATTAATGTGATACagataagaaaaaattgaaaattattataaatccaGCACATAACACAACAGAGGATGTGGGAAAACAACACCATATGTTATTATTTGATCTGGAAATAAACACAAATTAATGTTGGAGGATTGGAGGTGTAGATCACATGGTTTTTAGCTTTGTAAAAAGTAGTAAAGGGAGACTAATGATATCTGACCTCATTTGCATCTTTGCAATTGTCTAATCTCCCATTTTTAGGCCACCTGACTCGCCAGCATCTACAACCATTGAACAGAGAAAGGTTAAAGAAAATGTGAAACAAGCataaaaagaggaaaataatatgaataaactgactatatatatatcagtAAATACAGCTATTCAATCTTGTATAATCATGAAGATTttgaaacaacaacaacatcaacataGAAAAAAAGGTTTACAGAGATACCATTTATCTTAAAAAGCAATTCTTTAGAACAAAATACGGAAAAGCAACTCAAAAATAGCTGTACCATTTATCTTAAAAAGCAATTCTTTAGAACAAAATACGGAAAAGCAACTCAAAAATAGCTGATCTATACAGTTTAGCACTTCATACTTCAAAATTAAACACCATATACAATNAATACATGGAAcatttaaactaaaatgaaacaaGTGTCTAAATATTGTTATCCTCctttaattgatattttctcaaatatatCAATGATTATggtaatttatatatgtaatagAAGCAAGACCAAAAAAATTCTAGCTTCTCTTTCCCAATGTGGCGTGCAAGCTCCTCAGCCACAACTTGACCAGGTGAATCCCCATCAGTGGCAAGTATAACCCGAGTTGcctatcaatataaatattaactaaacaaataaagtttatggAAATGATATATTTCagcaaattcagaaaaaaaaaaaatctaacaaacCTTCTTTAGTTCAACTTTAGAGTTCCACATATACCGatactaaaataattacttaatgttaaaaaacttattatcaACATACCTTGAGATGAACAGTAAGACGAGTTCCTCTTGGAATCAGCTTCTCAGGATCTGTTTCCTCAGTTATGTTATATGAGCTAACATTTGCTTCTCCTTCCCAAGCTCCTTCCAGAGAGAAGACGCAGCGGAAATATGACAAAAACTCGAAAAAGAACAGAAACAAAGGATTAAACttgatagaaaccctagaataAGAAGGAAACTTATTCTGGACCGATTGATCGATGTAAATCAAAGTTGAACCGGTGGAAAAAGTTTCTAATGGTGAAAACAAGGTTTTAATCGATGGAATCGAAGGAAAATGGTGGAAAGGAGAAGAAACCCCAACGGAGGGTTTAGATCTATCAATGATTCGGTGGAAAATGAAGGATAGAGGAAATGGAGATGATTGTGAAGAAGACTTACCGTGATAATGAACGGCGTGCGACGAGGAGATCTCTCTTGGGAAAGAAGACGCCAGGAAACCGAAATGAAGATAAATGAGAGGGCCCTCTGACGTGAGAAATGAAAGTGCGAGCAACAGGAAATGAAACGAGACCTCCAAAGTGgctgatttttcaaaatttaaagtgGAAGAGATATTATATCTGACTTTTAAAACTCCGAtataatacattaataataGATTTACTAGTTTGCCActgcattttatattataactgattctcaaaattatgttatagtatgttttaaacttatttacaaatttgccaCCGCGTTTCACATTATAACTGATTTAcgaaactacgttataatagatCTCTATTATAACGGATattttttgtacgttataatatagaTCGttataaaaagctatttttccATCAGTGGTAATTCCGCATCTTGGTCAACTTCAAACATCGATGACAAAGTAGCCAACGCATCGGCTAATTGATTATCTTCTCGTGGTATGTGGTTAAATGTGATGACATCAAAATACTCCATTAACCCCCTGATGTAAGCTTGGTAAGGAATTAATTTTGCATCCCTAGTTTCCCATTCTCCCTTCAACTGGTGAATAACCAAAGCTGAATCTCCATATACATCCAGAATCTTTGCCTTGGACTCGATCGCCGCTCGAATACCCATAGCACAGGCCTCATATTCCGCGATGTTATTCGTGCAATTAAAACACAACCTTGCCGTCATTGGTATGTACTGCTTGCCCGGAGTGATGAGCACTACCCCTACTCCATGCCCCATCACATTCGAGGCTCCGTCAAACAATAACGTCCAGGCTTCTTCGTGTCGTTCTTTTCTGTTTTCCTCGAATAGAGCCATGATATCTTCGTCGGGAAATTCGGGTTGCATTGGTTGATAATCGCTAAGGGGTTGGTGAGCCAGGTATTCTGCTAAAGCGCTACCCTTAACAGACTTCTGAGTAATATATATGATGTCATATTCTGACAATAGCATCTGCCACCGAGCTATCCTACCAGTGAGAGCtggcttttcaaaaatatacttGATAGGGTCCATCCTTGATATCAACCAGGTAGAGTGACTCAGCATGTATTGTCTTAAGCGATGAGCGGCCCACGCCAATGCACAACAAGTTCGCTCTAACAGGGAATATTGTCGTTCGCAGTCCGTGAACTTCTTGCTCAAGTAATATATGGCATGCTCCTTTTTTTCGACCTCATCGTGTTGACCCAATACACAACCCATTGAGTCGTCCAACACAGTTAAATATAGAATGAGCGGTCTTCCTGGCTCCGGTGGACGCAACACTGGAGGGTCCTGTAAATATTGCTTGATTTTTTCAAAGGCGGCCTGACAGTCCTCGTTCCAAACCACAGCCTGATTCTTTCGTAACAACTTGAACATCGGTTCGCAAGTGGCGGTTAATTGGGAGATGAACCTAGTAATGTAGTTCAATCTACCTAGAAAACCTCGAACCTCCTTTTCTTTCCTTGGCACAGGCATTTCCACTATCGCTCGCACTTTGTCAGGATCCACCTCTATCCCTCTTTGACTAACAATAAAACCCAACAATTTTCCAGATTTTACTCCGAACGTGCATTTAGCGAGGTTTAACCTGAGTTTAAACTTTCTCAATCTTTCAAATAACTTCCTCAAGTTGAGAATATGCTCTTCTTTCGATTCAGACTTCGcaatcatatcatccacatacacTTCAATCTCCTTGTGCATCATATCATGAAAAAGTGCCACCATTGCCCTTTGATATGTTGCTCCAGCATTCTTGAGCCCGAAAGACATCACCTTATAACAAAATGTTCCCCACAACGTGATAAAGGTAGTCTTTTCCATATCTTCGGGTGCCATCTTGATCTGATTATATCCCGAGAAGCCATCCATGAATGAAAATAGCGAAAACTTGGCTGTATTATCGACTAGAGTGTCGATGTGCGGTAGAGGGAAATTGTCTTTCGGACTTGCACGATTCAAATCACGGTAGTCAACGCACATTCGAACTTTACCATCTTTCTTGGGTACTGGTACAATGTTTGCCACCCATTGCGGGTATTTTGCCACAGCCAAAAATCCTGCATCAAATTGTTTCTGCACCTCTTCCTTGATTTTCAAGGACATTTCTGGCTTCATTCTTCTTAGTTTCTGTTTGACCGGGAGGCATTCCGGCTTAAGAGGAAGTTTATGCTCCACGATATCGGTATCCAAACAGGGCATATCATTGTACGACCAAGCGAAAACGTCCTTAAACTCCCTCAATAGGACACGTAACCTCTCTCTCACTTCCTCTTTCATGGTAGTACCGATATTTACTTCTTTTATCTCGTCTTCCTCACCCAAGTTGAGTATTTCAACCTCCTCTTGATggggttttatttctttagacTCTTGCTCCACTAATCTCATTAGTTCTGGAGAGGGTTCTGAACCAtcttcataatcatcttccGTATTATCGACAGGGTGCTCAAAATTAGGGATTTCGAcattgttattttcaaaacattcattGTCATATCTGCATTATTTAAGTTTgcgaaaagaagaataaataaacaagaaaaacgATTGAGAAGGCTAAAACGAAAACAAACACGATTCAAATAACACACTGGAAGCAAAATAAAAGCGTCAACCCGTAAGTCATGAATCCTAAAGCTCCGGATAAAGCAATaggattaattaaaatattacgtTTTATTCGAATTAAACATCACAGGTAAATCCAAAGTCTTCCAATTGTTGAGCTGCACATCTGGGGAGCAAGCCCACACGAAGTCTGAGCTTTCAGATCCAGCTTCATCTTGCACCACTGCTATCTGGCTAGCGTTCACCCATCCAGCACTGCGAAAACTCTCCTTGATATCACATATGCGAATCTTTCTTGCCCTTGGTTCTCGTCTCTCCACTCGAGCCAGACTGcgttctctcttttcttcaatcaacATCTTCTTATCTTCTTTGCTGGGCTTGTACCCTAGGCCATACCTACCTTTGTTCTCGACCACCTTCAATGGGAATGTCCGCCCCTGCCCGTACTTGCCTAAACCGCTTCCATACTTATAACCTTCCTTCAGCATGACTTTGGCCACCATGATAGAGGCGGATGACAAATGCGGGTTTACTGGGAATGACTCCACATAAGCGTTTCCCACGATCTCCAATGATTGGAAAGCCGTCTCGAGAGATTCCTCGGCAGCCTCAATATAACGGGCAGAAGATGGCCCACTCACAAGGAGATCCTCCTCCCCGGATACTATTACCAGCTTATCTCCCATGACATATTTTAGTTTCTGGTGTAGGGTGGAAGGCACAACCCCCGCAGAATGGATCCACGGGCGACCCAATAGACAACTATAGGCTGGGAGGATATCCATGACCTGGAAGGTTATCTGAAAAACACATGGGCCCACCTGAACCGGTAGCTCTATTTCCCCCATTACTTCCCTCTTACTACCGTCAAACGCCCTTACAATCAAGGAGCTTGGCTTCATATGCATCCCGTCACAAGGTAGCTTCTCTAACGTCGTTTTCGGCATGACATTCAGGGAAGAGCCATTGTTTATCAAAACACGAGCTATGACATGATCCAAGCACTTCACAGAGACATGGAGAGCCTTGTTATGCCCTCTTCCCTCAGTAGGTATTTCTTCTTCGGTAAAGGTGAGGTAATTGTTAGCAGTGATGTTGCTAACAATACCCTCAAACTTGTTCAGGAAAATACCTTGCTCTACATGAGCCTCACTAAGTATCTTCATCAGCAACTTTCTGTGGGAAGTCGAATGCATGAGCAATTCTAACAGGGAGATTCGAGCAGGCATGCGATTCAGTTGCTCCACCACTTTGTATTCGCTTTGTTGTATGAATTTCAAGAACTCGCAAGCCTCTTCCTCAGATATTTCTTTCTTGCTTTCCGTGTCAGGGGTGTCCACCGCCTACAACCCCTTCCCTTTTAAGAGTTCCTTAGCTTTCGCATCCACCGGTGCTTCATTATTGCTAGTTCCTTCCTTCATCAAGTTCGGTGGCGTGAAGATTCGACCACTCCTTGTCATTCCGCCAATGCCTGATATATTTTCAATAGCTGGTTCCCGGCGGAAGGATTGACTTTCTGTACGTTGCCCCTCATCGATTGCATGTGTTCCATATCTCCAAGGGACAACTTTCTCACTCTTATAAGGAAAGGAAGATGGTGTATGGATGACGACAGACGTCCCTCCTTGAATTGCCGGTGTCGGGGTGGTTCGAGTGAAACGAATCACCAACGGTTCTGGCAGAGCTACATCAGGCTCCCCACCAGTTTGTGCAAACACCTCCTCCTTCTTATCCTCACAGTATACTTGCATTAAGTTTCTATCGAGCAGATCTTGCAGAATCTTCTCGAACTCGACATACTCATCGATAGAGTGTCCAGCGCATGGGTGAAGTCCACATGCTTTTCCCAAATCGTATTCACCGTTTAAAAAACCCAACTTCAATAACTTCTTGAAAATAAACCTTCTGGAACTTCGAATTTCACCTGCACCCCTTATTAGCTCTCCTTTCTTAACCTCAATGGCATTTGTCGAGGCACCTCCATGCCCGGATAATGGATTAGCATCAATGCTAGGCTTATCTTCTTGAAACTTCAACCACCCGGCGTCGATTAGGGCCTGCACTTTATGTTTGAAGTCCATACACCTCTCAGTTGAGTGACCCACGCCTCCCCCATGATAACTACACTTGGCATCGACATCGTAACCCCTGGGGTACGGAGGCTGCATAGGCATCATTAGACATATAGCAACCAGACCCTTTTTGACGAGGTGAGGTAATGATTCAGTGTAAGTTGTAGGGATGGGGGTGAAGTGAACAAAGTTTCTTTCTTGGGTTTTTCTCAGGTAAGCGCTTTGACACGCATTCGGATTTGGATTCGCGCTTGTCCCAGCCCTCCAGGCGTTGTTTGTGATAGGTTGCGGCTGATAAAATCCTTGTTGTGGTTGTTGCGGCCTAATTGGATGAGCAAATGCCGCATTGGCTGCATATGGAGGTGGGCCCATGTATGGTCTATAATTGTGAATAGGTGCTTGACCTCTCCATACAGGCATTGCCGATGCTGCATGAACAtctccttccttcctttttcctGGATTGAAATTGGGTTTTTTAGAGTTTGCTATCGCAGACGGGCTGCCTCCAATCTTCCCATTCTTCAACCCAATTTCTATTCTTTCGCCTATTATGACGATATCGGCGAAATTGGAGGACACATTCCCGACCATGTGTTCATAAAACGGCGGTTGGAGCGTGTTCACAAACATTGCCACCATTTCCTTGTCGTACAAAGGCGGCTCAACCTGCACGGGTAGCTCTCTCCATCGTTGAGCATATTCCTTGAAGGTTTCATTATCTTTCTTTGTCATGTTTTGTAGTGGCAACCTATCGGGCGCGACGTGCATATTGTACTTATACTGCTTCACGAAGGCGTCAGCTAGGTCCACCCAACAACGGATGCGAGACGACTCTAGATGGGTATACCAGTTCAATGCGACCCCAACCAAACTATCTTGGAAAAAGTGGATGAGCAATTTGTCATCATAGGCATACGCTGCCATCTTTCTACAATACATGGTCAGATAGCTCTTAGGGCATGTATTACCCTGGTACTTCTCAAACTCTGGCGCCTTAAACTTGTGTGGTATTTTTATGCCGGGAACCAAGCTCAATCTTGCGACGTCGTTGAACCCTAAGCTTTCGATTCCTTTTATGGCCCTCAGCCTCTCTTCTAGAATTTCCAACTTATTTTTTGCTCCAATGAGGCTATCGATTCCCCCAATCACAGTGGTGCGCGGTGCGGTGCCGGCCAAAGAGTCCTCCTTAGCAACCCCAGGTGGCATTGGTGTCACTCGTATTCCATTAGTTGCGGTCGTCTCATTCATTGTCATACCTGCCATGGGTGTCAACACCGAGACGGGACCTTGAGTACCGATCGGGGGTACATTGACGGTTGTGGGAAAAGATAACGATGCATGCTCCGCTTCCGAGTAATCTCCGATGGGAGGGGTGTATCCAGGGGGCATGTCGTACATCGGGAAGGGAATTTATGGGCTTAACGCATTATGCACCGGGGGATAAGAGGGGATGTTACCCTCAATCCGCGCCGACTCTCCTGTAGCCTTTAGAGATTCTAGAGCAGAGAGGATCTGGCCGATCTGGTCCTTCAGCTGGCTGATATCGGCTTTGACAACCTCGTGCACTTCCTCCCAGTCTTCCATAAACCTCGAATTAGCCTGTGTCCTGTAAGGATGTTGTGGAAGTTTTGTCGTTGTTTTTCCTCACTTTTATActgctttattattttaattaattcaaattagatGAAAACGGAATATGCTAAACAAAAAGCAAAAAGGTGATGCATGCTGATGATAGGCGGAAATCACGAGGTCACGATAACATTACTGATGGAAATTAATACGAATCAGTGCCACACGAAACATCCCAAGTCTTTCATATAAAGAAGTCTAAATCATTACATTGTGTTGGGGGAAGCAAGGCATGAATAACTCATTTTTACATCACTCCCTAGCTCGAGCGATAAAGGCCTTCATTTCGCCTACTAGccatttaaaatgattaataaaaagCTTTATCTCTTCAGGCGGGTTGCAAAAGTAGGTCATCGCTTCAGCGTTCGACACCATCTTTGGGATGTCCTCAATCGCTCCATTTGCTAAGGCAGCCAGTTGGGAAAAACTCTCCTTCCAATGATCCACAACCTTTTCTTGTTATGCGATGTGATTCTCCATCCGCTTTATCAAGGCTTGATGCCTTTCTTCGAACTCCATCGACCTCCATCGCTCCTCCTGCTCCTCGATGTGGTCCTCCATCTGCTTTAACATGGCTCGATACTCCTCTTCAGCCTCTGCCCGCTTCCAGCGCTCCTGATTCAACTCCGCTTCAAATGATGTAGTCATTTCCTTCATTTGATGCCCCGCTTCTTGTACTTGGACTTGCGCTTCTCTTAGTGTTTTTAGGGCTTCCCTTTTATCCCTCTTGGCTTCTTCATAGAGCTGTTTCCACTGTCTGCCCTCTTCTAAAGCCACATTCTTCTCATTCACCCTCATGGATAGCTCTTTACTGACGGCCGCAAGATCCTGCTTCACTCGGAATGTATAATCCCTCTCAGCCTTCTGGCTTTTGACAATGTTTTCATAAGCCCGTGActtttcttcattatcattCCTCATATCCACAAAATCATTGCGTGCCCTCTGTAATTCATTTTCCAACCTAGCATTCCTCACCCTCAACTTCTCCATCTCAGTCTTCAACTGCTTCACCTCTTCACTTTCTGGGGCTTGGGATGTTCCTTCACTCGCCGATTGATCATTGATGGGCTTGAAAGGCAACTTGACTTCTTTTACCCTCTCCAGAATCCAGGTGTGATGACTAACCCTGCTATCCATCACTCCACTCCTCAGGTCCTTCTCTGCTCGCACCACATTTTCCCAGGCACTTCTGACTCTCCTCAACATTTCAGTACAATGTCCGTCCTCATAGTAGATGAAGAAGGCTGTGAGATAATCTGGTGAAGGCGCCCCCTTCATAGGATATCCAAACTGTCTTTGGACCAAAACAGGGTTGTAGTTAATACAATACCTAGCACCTATGAGAGGTACGTTAGGAAAGTTGCAACAATGTTGGATAGATGGTTTCATCTCTAGCCAAGGAAGACACCACTTTACTTTCCCTCCATTCAAACCAGCCAAGAATAGGGCCCATACATTGCCCCCTTGTTGTGTCGGATTTTCAGATGAACTCCTAATATCAACTGCCCCCTGAAACATGCGTGCAGTCATCCATGCATATAGCGCCGACAAACAGCAAAggattttcttcccttttctctcATGGCAAAAAATCATAGTCCCATACACATCTGCGAGGACTGCTATTACAGGATTTTCTGATCTCGTCTTTTTTGCCACGAAGACATCAATAGCGGCATAATCCACAAAGTCTTCCATTTTGGGAAACAAAACGACGCCATACACAGTAAGGGCTAGCACATCCATGAAAGGTTCCCAATCTTCTTTATCAGCCAAGTGATGCAAGTAATGTTCTAGATATCCCTGTGTCAACCCACGCACTTGATTTCTCATCACCATTTTGTCTTCAAGCTCTTTAGGGTGTAACTTCATGAGGGCAGCAATGGTAGGTATAGAGGCGTGGTGTTCCAAATGTTGGTATGGAGTGGTGCCCTCTAGTGGCAAGCCCAGGATATGCTCAAATTCTTCTATAGTTGGTGCCAGTTGGAAGTCTTGAAATGTGAAACATCTCAGCGGAGAGTCGTAATACTGGGCTAAGGCTGTGATAGCGGGCAGCTGCACTTCCACTTCCATCAGGCTCAAAAGATTTCCGTATTTCCTCTTGAAGGCCTCTCTCTTCATGGTCTTTAGTCGTTTGCCTAAACTTATCAGCCCTGTCAAGTTTCCACCCTGGATCTTTAGGCGAGTCTTCCTTCTTAAAATGGCGGAATCGGTCTGTTGTGTAGCACCAGATCTCACATCAACTTCCATCTTGTCTATGATCAAGTGAATACCTGTGATTTCCCCTAAAACCAGCATGTTACTAACATGATGCATGATAATATGACAAGGTATCACAATATGAATGACAAAAATG
This DNA window, taken from Vigna radiata var. radiata cultivar VC1973A chromosome 5, Vradiata_ver6, whole genome shotgun sequence, encodes the following:
- the LOC106760315 gene encoding uncharacterized protein LOC106760315, which encodes MPPGVAKEDSLAGTAPRTTVIGGIDSLIGAKNKLEILEERLRAIKGIESLGFNDVARLSLVPGIKIPHKFKAPEFEKYQGNTCPKSYLTMYCRKMAAYAYDDKLLIHFFQDSLVGVALNWYTHLESSRIRCWVDLADAFVKQYKYNMHVAPDRLPLQNMTKKDNETFKEYAQRWRELPVQVEPPLYDKEMVAMFVNTLQPPFYEHMVGNVSSNFADIVIIGERIEIGLKNGKIGGSPSAIANSKKPNFNPGKRKEGDVHAASAMPVWRGQAPIHNYRPYMGPPPYAANAAFAHPIRPQQPQQGFYQPQPITNNAWRAGTSANPNPNACQSAYLRKTQERNFVHFTPIPTTYTESLPHLVKKGLVAICLMMPMQPPYPRGYDVDAKCSYHGGGVGHSTERCMDFKHKVQALIDAGWLKFQEDKPSIDANPLSGHGGASTNAIEVKKGELIRGAGEIRSSRRFIFKKLLKLGFLNGEYDLGKACGLHPCAGHSIDEYVEFEKILQDLLDRNLMQVYCEDKKEEVFAQTGGEPDVALPEPLVIRFTRTTPTPAIQGGTSVVIHTPSSFPYKSEKVVPWRYGTHAIDEGQRTESQSFRREPAIENISGIGGMTRSGRIFTPPNLMKEGTSNNEAPAVDTPDTESKKEISEEEACEFLKFIQQSEYKVVEQLNRMPARISLLELLMHSTSHRKLLMKILSEAHVEQGIFLNKFEGIVSNITANNYLTFTEEEIPTEGRGHNKALHVSVKCLDHVIARVLINNGSSLNVMPKTTLEKLPCDGMHMKPSSLIVRAFDGSKREVMGEIELPVQVGPCVFQITFQVMDILPAYSCLLGRPWIHSAGVVPSTLHQKLKYVMGDKLVIVSGEEDLLVSGPSSARYIEAAEESLETAFQSLEIVGNAYVESFPVNPHLSSASIMVAKVMLKEGYKYGSGLGKYGQGRTFPLKVVENKGRYGLGYKPSKEDKKMLIEEKRERSLARVERREPRARKIRICDIKESFRSAGWVNASQIAVVQDEAGSESSDFVWACSPDVQLNNWKTLDLPVMFNSNKTYDNECFENNNVEIPNFEHPVDNTEDDYEDGSEPSPELMRLVEQESKEIKPHQEEVEILNLGEEDEIKEVNIGTTMKEEVRERLRVLLREFKDVFAWSYNDMPCLDTDIVEHKLPLKPECLPVKQKLRRMKPEMSLKIKEEVQKQFDAGFLAVAKYPQWVANIVPVPKKDGKVRMCVDYRDLNRASPKDNFPLPHIDTLVDNTAKFSLFSFMDGFSGYNQIKMAPEDMEKTTFITLWGTFCYKVMSFGLKNAGATYQRAMVALFHDMMHKEIEVYVDDMIAKSESKEEHILNLRKLFERLRKFKLRLNLAKCTFGVKSGKLLGFIVSQRGIEVDPDKVRAIVEMPVPRKEKEVRGFLGRLNYITRFISQLTATCEPMFKLLRKNQAVVWNEDCQAAFEKIKQYLQDPPVLRPPEPGRPLILYLTVLDDSMGCVLGQHDEVEKKEHAIYYLSKKFTDCERQYSLLERTCCALAWAAHRLRQYMLSHSTWLISRMDPIKYIFEKPALTGRIARWQMLLSEYDIIYITQKSVKGSALAEYLAHQPLSDYQPMQPEFPDEDIMALFEENRKERHEEAWTLLFDGASNVMGHGVGVVLITPGKQYIPMTARLCFNCTNNIAEYEACAMGIRAAIESKAKILDVYGDSALVIHQLKGEWETRDAKLIPYQAYIRGLMEYFDVITFNHIPREDNQLADALATLSSMFEVDQDAELPLMEKYHFGGLVSFPVARTFISHVRGPSHLSSFRFPGVFFPKRDLLVARRSLSRVSIKFNPLFLFFFEFLSYFRCVFSLEGAWEGEANVSSYNITEETDPEKLIPRGTRLTVHLKATRVILATDGDSPGQVVAEELARHIGKEKCWRVRWPKNGRLDNCKDANEPAYCLFIEEEIDGKPWYFDIKQYLKTREYPEKASENDKRSLRRLAGSFILNGDVLYKRNHDMVLLRCVDAKEAELILREVHEGAFGTHMNRHSMARKILRAGYFWLIMENDCCTHVRKCEKCQMYADNINVPLTTLNVLSAPWPFSMWGIDVIGAIEPKASNGHRFILVAIDYFTKWVEAASYANVTRKVVTKFIKRELICRYGLPNKIITDNATNLNNQMMIELCEEFKIHHLNSSPYRPKMNGAVKATNKNIKKIVQKMVVTYKDFHEMLPFALHGYRTSVRTSTGATPFSLVYGMEAVLPFEVEIPSLRVLMETQLEEAEWVQAWLDQLNLIEEKRLTAVCHGQLYQRRMKKAFDKKVRPREFHGGELVLKKILPIQKDHKGKWTPNYEGLFVVKKAFSGGALILTRMDGEELPLPVNSDAVKKFYA